One genomic segment of Planctomycetaceae bacterium includes these proteins:
- the murB gene encoding UDP-N-acetylmuramate dehydrogenase: protein MTNSLEDFKDILQRDVPLAKYTWLKVGGPADYVLSPRSRDELLAVVRCCSASQIPVRVLGSGSNLLVSDEGVRGAVIRIVEPLLSAISTEGTRLTAESGALLSHVVSESIRAGLAGMENLVGIPGTIGGALRGNSGGRHGDIGELVRSISVLTTEGEVVERSGDELTFSYRRSSVIDLLILSGTFQLREDDTESLTQRMRKNWIMKRATQPLTDQSAGCIFRNPRGLSAGALIEQCGLKGLAVDAARISDRHANFIVTEDGATASQVHQLISKVQSAVLDKFGVELELEIQTW, encoded by the coding sequence ATGACGAATTCACTCGAAGACTTCAAAGACATTCTGCAGCGTGACGTGCCGCTGGCTAAGTACACGTGGCTGAAAGTCGGCGGCCCCGCCGATTACGTGCTGTCCCCCCGCAGCCGCGACGAGTTGCTGGCCGTTGTCCGGTGCTGCAGTGCCAGCCAGATTCCTGTCAGGGTCCTGGGCAGTGGATCCAACCTGCTGGTTTCCGACGAAGGTGTCCGGGGCGCGGTGATCCGAATTGTCGAACCTCTGCTGTCGGCCATTTCGACTGAAGGAACACGGCTGACGGCGGAAAGCGGCGCGCTGCTTTCGCACGTTGTTTCGGAATCCATCCGCGCCGGACTGGCTGGCATGGAGAATCTGGTCGGCATCCCGGGAACGATCGGTGGTGCGCTTCGAGGCAACTCCGGCGGCCGGCACGGCGACATTGGCGAGCTGGTACGTTCGATTTCCGTACTGACCACAGAGGGCGAAGTCGTCGAACGCAGTGGCGACGAACTCACGTTTTCGTACCGTCGCAGCAGCGTTATTGATCTGCTGATACTCTCCGGCACTTTTCAGCTCAGGGAGGATGACACCGAAAGCCTGACGCAGCGAATGCGCAAGAACTGGATCATGAAACGCGCCACACAGCCGCTGACCGATCAGTCAGCCGGCTGCATTTTTCGCAACCCCCGCGGTCTGAGCGCCGGAGCCCTGATTGAACAGTGTGGTCTGAAGGGCCTTGCGGTGGACGCGGCTCGCATCAGTGACCGGCACGCCAATTTCATCGTCACCGAAGACGGCGCGACGGCCAGTCAGGTCCATCAGTTGATTTCCAAAGTCCAGTCGGCCGTTCTTGACAAGTTCGGCGTCGAGCTGGAACTGGAAATCCAGACGTGGTAA